The Chitinophaga pinensis DSM 2588 region TATTAAATATTCAGGGTGTCCTGTTCAGGCTTATCGATACTGCAGGTATCCGTGAAAGCGCAGATGTGATTGAGAGCATCGGTGTACAGAAGACAATGGAAAAGATCAGGGAAGCAGGTGTCGTACTTTACCTTTTTGATGTAAATGAAACATCGCTTTCAGAACTACAGGCCCAGGTGGATACATTCGTCAATGAAGGTATCAACTATCTGCTGATCGGCAACAAGACCGATATTAACGGTCTGGCTGCTATGCAGGAGAAATTTGCCACCGTTGAAGGGATCCTGTATATATCCGCTAAACAGCATGAACATATACAGGAATTAAAAGATCGCCTCGTACAAAAAGTAATGAGCGGCGATATCAATACAGAAGATACGATCGTTACAAATGCCCGGCACTATGCAGCCTTACAGGAAGTATTAAAAGCATTGCAGGATGTCAGGTTCGGATTGGATAGCCAGTTACCGGGTGATTTGTTGTCACTGGATATCAGAAGATGCCTGCATTATCTCGGAGAGATAACAGGACAGATCACCAATGAAGACCAGCTCGATTTTATATTCAGTAAGTTCTGTATAGGAAAATAAACCTCAGCTTATCATCAGATGAAATAACTATAAGGTGGAGCTGTCGACAAACAACTCCACCTTCATACAAGCTCAAAACATACCTATCCTCCCTCCAAACGTACCTTCACTTTTCCACTACAATCAATCTTCATAGCCTGCGGAGAAAATGCCACCTTCGGTATTTTGAAATGCAAAAGGCAGAAAGACAGTGTACGCGTCATTATCCACGATCACGTTTGTATATTCAAAGTAGGTAATGCCATACGCATACCAGCAAATACGCCGCATCATTTCGAATGCCTGGAAGAAGGGATAATACATCCTGATTTCTTTACACCAAGGCGGGTGGGCCGGATAAAAGGGACATACAATTATTTCAAAGACCCCGCAAGTGAACATAAACAACCTGTATTTGTACCTGAGACACCTTTAAACATACCACCCGCTACTCCTCATTTCGCCTCACTTTTGTACCGTAAAACAAGTACTCATGAAAACATATATCATCACCCATATAAGCATCCTCACGGTATTGCTGGCGGCCTGTGTTAACCAACCTAAGCAGCAATCCACGACAAAAGATACAACGCAAACAATCAGCGCAACGCCCGTAGTACTGGAACAGGTATTTGCTGATAGTACTTATCAGCTTACCGGTGTTGCCGTTTCTGCTGATGGCAGATTATTCACCAACTACCCCTATTGGCTGGATAAACATAGCTATTCAGTTGTGGAAGTAAAGGAAGGAAAGCCTGTGCCATATCCGGATGCAGCCTGGAATAGCTTTAAAAAAGGTGACGATGGAGCGCATAAATTTGTGTGTGTACAAGCAGTGGTAGCTGATGAAAAAGGGTATCTCTGGGTAGTGGACGCTGCTGGTATCGGACTGGGACCCGTGTACCAACACAGCAATAAAGTTGTAAAGATTAACCTCGCTACGAATAAAGTAGAACGCATTTATCATTTCCCGGATAGCGTCACTGCAAGTGACAGTTATATCAATGATATCCGGGTAGATAATGCTAACGGATTTGCATATATGACCAGCTCTTCAAACGGCGGCATTGTTGTCCTGAATACCAACACGGGGCAGTCTCGTTTTGTATTACATAACTCACCTTCTGTTTTGTCTGATACTACTTATCATTTCACGATGGATGGCAGAGAATTAACTAAAACGGATGGCAGCATTCCTAAGATCAACTCTGATGGTATCGCATTGTCTCCTGATAAAGCCTGGTTATACTATAAGCCACTCACGGATAACAGACTGTACCGCATTAATACTGTATTACTTCGTGACTTTTCCATACCGGCACAGAAGATGAATAACAGCGTGGAAGATCTCGGTAAATTTATCACCACAGATGGTATGGAATTCGATAAGAATGGTAACCTCTACCTCGGAGATCTGGAGAGAAGCAGTATTGTGAAAATTACACCCGACTTAAAGATGCATACCCTCGCAACTGATACAGTAAAGCTTTCCTGGCCGGATAGTTACAGTATTTCAGCGGATGGGTACCTGTATATTTCCGCCTCACAGATAGCAAGGATGCCATGGTTCAACAACAACCAGCATCGCACAGTATATCCATATAAGATTTTCAAACTGAAACTGTAAGCCAATAGCATATGAAAAGGATAATATTCGCCTTGTTTTTTGTAGTAATATTCATCACTGCTGCAAAGGCACAATTGGAAAAGGTAGCTACTGCTGACATGATCTGGAATGGCGTCACCGTCACTGCCGATAAACGCATCTTCGTTTGTTTCCCACGCCTGGAAGGCGATAAAGGCATCCGCATAGGAGAGGTATTGACTGATGGAAAGATTATACCATACCCTGATGCTGCCTGGAATAACTGGCAAATAGGGAAAGCCACCTCGCAAAAATTTGTCAGAACTAATTCTCTTCGTATCGGACCTGATGGATTACTCTGGATAGTCGATACAGGTACACCCTCAATGGGAGCAGCTCCTTTGCCGGATAGCGCCGCTAAGCTCGTTGCCATTGATACCAGGACAAACCGTGTAGTACGTATTATTCCATTAGCAGGAGTATCTTCAAAAGCTACATTCATAGATGATCTGCGTATGATAGGCAATACTATTTACCTTACGGACGCAGGAGATCCCGCCCTGATTGTAATGGATAAGATGAGCGGACAGGGTAGGAGGGTATTGGAACATCATCCTTCTACAACAGCTGAAAAAGCAATATGGGCAGCTGGACATATCATGAAAGATGAAAGTGGACAACAAGTACACATTCATGCCGATCAGCTCGAAATCTCTCCGGGCGGAAAGTGGCTCTATTTTCAAGCAGCCAGCGGTCCTTTGTGGAGAGTGGAAACCAGATTTCTCAATAGTCCCTATCCGTCTGAAAAAGAATTGAAAAGTCATGTAACACTATTTTATCAGACGCTATCAACCGGAGGAACTGCAATAGATGCGACCGGCAATATCTATGTCAGTGATGTGAATAAACAACAGATTACTCGCATTTCTCCGGAAGGGAAATCACAGGTGATTGTACAAGACAAACGCTTAAGCTGGTGTGACGCATTGTGGATTGATGAAGAAGGCTATCTCTGGATGCCAACTGGACAATTACATTTGCTCGCGCCATTTCAACAAGGTGTGAGCAAAATAAAACTCCCTGTTGTGATCTACAAAATGAAAATTAACGCAAAACCTTTCTCTAGCTGAAGATCTTAGCATATTTATATGAGGTTACAGGGGGTGCATCCTGTAACCTTTTTTTATTGGGACATCCCGATCATACCTGCTTACATAAGTATATTTATCCGCCATAATAAACTAATTCAACTTTCCGTTGTTTAAATGGTATAATCAGCATGTTACATTTATATCTGGGAATCTATGTCGGAGAGACAAGTAACACATGAACGGAATCCCACACCTACATCGGAAACTCGCATTTCAAATCCACTGGACCTACGTTCTCTGCAGGAACTCATCCATGAAAAAGCGTTGCTCTACCCCGATAAGTCCGCCTTGCGCTTCAGGGATCATGTAATAACATATCATAAATTAAATAATTCTGCAAACCAATTTGCCAGACTGCTGGCGGACTATGGCATTCGCAAGGGTACTATAGTAGGGCTTGCTGTAGATCGTTCTCCGGAGATGCTCTACTGTATGTTGGCTATTGTAAAGGCTGGGGCAACTTATCTGCCGCTGGACCCTGAGTATCCACAGGCAAGGATTGAATTTATGTTACAGGATGCAGCAGCTGCTTACCTGATTACATCTGAGAAATATAGTGGCAGGTTTCAGACAGCGGCAAAGGAGATATTAATGGAAGATCTGCTGAGGCAGGCGCCACAATACGATGTATCACCACCTGATGCAGCAATCACGATGCAGGACGTGGTGTATGTATTGTACACATCAGGCTCTACAGGACAACCCAAAGGTGTACAGATCACACAGTTGGGACTGGTTAATTTCCTGATTGGTATGTTGAAAGAACCAGGTCTTGATCAACATGATAAAGTGCTTGCGCTGACGACTATTTCTTTTGATATATCCGGTCTTGAATTATATCTGCCATTACTCGTTGGCGCCGAAGTCGTCCTCACGGATGTACAGACATCCAGGGATACCCGTCATCTCATGGAGATCGTCAGACAGCAAGGTATAACCGTCATGCAGGCTACACCGGCTACCTGGAGAATGATGCTGGAATCTGCCTGGGATGATCGCCTGCCATTAAAAGCCTTAATAGGTGGAGAAGCCCTGTCTAAAAAACTGGCGGAAAGACTGCTGGAAAAATGTGATAGTCTCT contains the following coding sequences:
- a CDS encoding L-dopachrome tautomerase-related protein yields the protein MKTYIITHISILTVLLAACVNQPKQQSTTKDTTQTISATPVVLEQVFADSTYQLTGVAVSADGRLFTNYPYWLDKHSYSVVEVKEGKPVPYPDAAWNSFKKGDDGAHKFVCVQAVVADEKGYLWVVDAAGIGLGPVYQHSNKVVKINLATNKVERIYHFPDSVTASDSYINDIRVDNANGFAYMTSSSNGGIVVLNTNTGQSRFVLHNSPSVLSDTTYHFTMDGRELTKTDGSIPKINSDGIALSPDKAWLYYKPLTDNRLYRINTVLLRDFSIPAQKMNNSVEDLGKFITTDGMEFDKNGNLYLGDLERSSIVKITPDLKMHTLATDTVKLSWPDSYSISADGYLYISASQIARMPWFNNNQHRTVYPYKIFKLKL
- a CDS encoding L-dopachrome tautomerase-related protein, with the translated sequence MKRIIFALFFVVIFITAAKAQLEKVATADMIWNGVTVTADKRIFVCFPRLEGDKGIRIGEVLTDGKIIPYPDAAWNNWQIGKATSQKFVRTNSLRIGPDGLLWIVDTGTPSMGAAPLPDSAAKLVAIDTRTNRVVRIIPLAGVSSKATFIDDLRMIGNTIYLTDAGDPALIVMDKMSGQGRRVLEHHPSTTAEKAIWAAGHIMKDESGQQVHIHADQLEISPGGKWLYFQAASGPLWRVETRFLNSPYPSEKELKSHVTLFYQTLSTGGTAIDATGNIYVSDVNKQQITRISPEGKSQVIVQDKRLSWCDALWIDEEGYLWMPTGQLHLLAPFQQGVSKIKLPVVIYKMKINAKPFSS